In the Kitasatospora terrestris genome, one interval contains:
- a CDS encoding IS1380 family transposase, with translation MKSSHSSAALTAAFDEPNLVADAGLVPLVRLAERVGLPGLVEDRLRLDGAGNSGGANPAAKVMTLVAAMCAGADSIDDTGRLRHGAMGRLFGGVRAPSTLGTFLRAFTHGHNRQLHAVHRDFLARLARDTPLLPGLDRVAFVDVDPTHRRVYGRAKQGAEVGRFKGVRTLHPILATLSTPTARPVVAAVRLRRGKAADARGAGPFTSEALAAARQAGAGGTVIVRADSQFYNADVVAACRRARAHFSVTVRMNPHVAAAISAIGEDAWTPIRYPEAFVDPDTGELVSDAEVAEITYTAFTGRRKTEHTTARLIVRRVRRLNAETAAGQGELFTAWRYHPVFTDSPFATLQAELHHRQHATIEQVIADGKGSALAHLPSGNFQANNAWLTLWAIAHNLLRAAGSLAGTFHARATTATLRAHLIHVPARIARSARRLTLHLPDHWPWQHALTDLFDAAHPPPA, from the coding sequence GTGAAATCCTCCCACAGCTCCGCCGCGCTCACCGCCGCGTTCGACGAGCCGAACCTGGTCGCGGACGCGGGGCTCGTCCCGCTGGTCCGGCTGGCCGAGCGGGTCGGGCTTCCCGGACTGGTCGAAGACAGGCTGAGGCTCGACGGTGCGGGCAACAGCGGCGGTGCCAACCCGGCTGCGAAGGTGATGACGCTGGTCGCGGCGATGTGCGCCGGGGCCGACTCGATCGACGACACCGGCCGGCTGCGGCACGGCGCGATGGGCCGGCTGTTCGGCGGGGTGCGCGCGCCCTCCACGCTGGGCACGTTCCTGCGCGCGTTCACGCACGGGCACAACCGGCAACTCCATGCGGTGCACCGGGACTTCCTCGCCCGTCTCGCACGGGACACCCCGCTGCTGCCCGGCCTGGACCGGGTGGCGTTCGTGGACGTCGACCCCACCCACCGGCGGGTCTACGGACGCGCCAAGCAGGGTGCCGAGGTCGGCCGGTTCAAGGGCGTGCGCACCCTGCACCCGATCCTGGCCACCCTCAGCACACCGACGGCCCGCCCGGTGGTCGCGGCGGTCCGCCTGCGGCGGGGCAAAGCGGCCGACGCCCGCGGCGCCGGACCGTTCACGAGCGAGGCCCTGGCGGCCGCCCGCCAGGCCGGGGCGGGCGGAACCGTGATCGTCCGCGCGGACAGCCAGTTCTACAACGCCGACGTGGTGGCCGCCTGCCGCCGCGCGAGAGCGCACTTCTCCGTGACGGTGCGGATGAACCCCCACGTCGCCGCCGCGATCAGCGCGATCGGCGAGGACGCTTGGACGCCGATCCGATACCCCGAGGCGTTCGTCGACCCGGACACCGGCGAGCTGGTCTCCGACGCCGAGGTCGCCGAGATCACCTACACGGCGTTCACCGGCCGCAGGAAGACCGAGCACACCACTGCCCGGCTGATCGTGCGCCGGGTCCGCCGCCTGAACGCCGAAACGGCTGCCGGGCAGGGCGAGCTGTTCACCGCCTGGCGCTACCACCCGGTGTTCACCGACAGCCCCTTCGCCACGCTCCAGGCCGAACTCCACCACCGGCAGCACGCCACGATCGAGCAGGTCATCGCGGACGGCAAGGGATCGGCCCTGGCCCACCTGCCCTCCGGGAACTTCCAGGCGAACAACGCGTGGCTGACCCTGTGGGCCATCGCCCACAACCTGCTGCGAGCCGCCGGATCCCTCGCCGGGACCTTCCACGCGAGAGCCACCACCGCGACCCTGCGGGCCCACCTGATCCACGTCCCGGCCCGCATCGCCCGCTCGGCCCGCAGGCTGACGCTCCACCTGCCCGACCACTGGCCCTGGCAACACGCGCTCACCGATCTGTTCGACGCCGCCCACCCGCCACCGGCCTGA